The genomic stretch agaaaaaaaaaaaaaaaaatcctttaacACCCCCAGAAAGCCAAAAAACTAAAgttattgagaaaaataaaacgtACCAAAAACTTTATGAAAGTTGAACCATTGGTAAGAGCAAGTGGCAGCATGAATTTGGATGTGTAAATTGCCATGGAGATCCTTAGACTCAAAAGCATTGCCAACATGAAGCAACCAAAACTGTGAAGGAGCTTCAACAGGAACTCTCCAATCTCGACCAAATTTGTCAGGAAATCGAGGAAGCAAATATATGGGAGATGTTGGTTTACTTGGGTTCACTGATATTGCTGATATCATTGGGGAGATCCCACCCACTGCTGCCATTGAACCTGCACTTGCAttttatatatcatatttttcttcttctttttttcccccaaaatcTTCTATAATGTAAAAGTACtgattaattgaattattatcaaattgaaaaatttttcTCTAGCACTTTGCGGAGTTTATGGTTCTTTTAGCCTACGGGTTTGTTTCATCTTTTGGTCAGAAGATATAAACGCTTTTGATTGTTGTTACTTAGTTTTCCACtacattaccaaaaaaaaaaaaaaaaaaatgaccataaatttttcaataagacaaaaaaatagttttaattttttttattaagagtatttttattaCTGGGAGATATTgttaattgagtggtagtttaagaAGAAATATGTGGGcattttccttttaactttATCGTTGTGATGTGGcgtaaaaataaaagcaattttgagttttttatttgttaatgcttttacttttttgcttttttttttttttaaaaaaaaaaaaaaatcctaaaaaaaagttgtaatctatcattttcttttggcttttgCTAACTTAATTTCAAGTCTTTTATTCCTCCCCCACTTATGAACcaataatgattaaaaaaaaagaaaaaagaaaaaaaaatcctaaaaaaaagttgtaatctatcattttcttttggctttttGCTAACTTAATTTCAAGTCTTTTATTCCTCCCCCACTTATGAACCAATAATGTTTTTCGACCAATTCAAATCATTTTACACTCccattaatttaaatgattaattaattaattaattattatttttttatcgaTTAAACTTTTAGGACAACAGATAATTTAACTATAAAATGGACGGAGAGCTAGGTtatgttaagaatttaataataaaagctGATATTTTATCCCGTCCTAAGCGGagacaaaacaattattaaatattgtattttttttttttttttttgatgtttgtattCATAACTTTTTGTGTGGATTTTATTACCTACAACATCAAGCTTAATGCGATTGGCAAATAGTATATAATGAGTGTCGGTGAAGGCCCAATCATGGATCATTATGTGATCAGGGATGTTGAACTCTTGCTTCTTCAACAGCTTGAAGTCTGAGTCAAATTCTGCACAGCCCAATTATaccataaaattaaatttacacTTTTTATGGTGGAAAACTCCAATTAACCCCCTTTCGAAATGAACctcttaaacttaaaaaaactctcaatttaatgtattcatttttctttttctttttcttttttttttttttttttttttttaatttcaccattccattaggatttttcattaaatcatttcaaaatttctaaaataccattgtattttttaaaaaaatatgtataaaaaatctaaagattTAGGCATGGGTGTTTTTGTAAATTCAATACGCCTAAATCCTtgcaattgtttttctttttttcttaaaaaaaaaaaaaaattgattggtattttagaaattttaacACCGTTCTGTTAATCCTAACAgatgggtgaaattgaaaaaaaaaaaaaaaatttacaagatgGATACACCAAATTAAGAGCTTTTAAAGTTTAGGAGAATAATTTGCAAATGTGATAAAAGTTCATGGAGATTAAGGGTGCATTTGGGATCGATTTCGCAAAAATAATCTGCGGTTTTTAagagatatcgcaaaacgtaaggtgtttaacattgcgatttaaaaaatatttaatctaaaataggaaaaaaaatctgcgatttctataaacATGCTAAgagatgcttatttgaaaatgcgcgaatttaaaccaaaattataatttcgcgaaacaaatatttgataaaatgtttttattaacaTGTTTACCAAACGccattgtgattttaaaaattagtgaTTTccaaacgcaatttttaaaatcacatttattgaaTTCGCAATCCAAACCGACCATAAATGtttcctatatatatgaaataaaaagatagtaaAGCATGCATTATGGAGGTGTTTAATTACCATAAAATGTAAAAGAACTGCGTGGTAGTAGCATGTCCTCTGCATTGCATGAGGCTGTAAGAAGTCTATTCATGCGAGCATCGATCTTATAATGAGACAACAGTCGTTTTGGAGGCATTTTAAATACTCCTGTAAAAGTTAaccaaaaacataaataaatccaataaaatcataCATAAATTAATGCATATTCTATTGGGGTGTTAGtgagccaaacaaataaactcaaaaaaattttcaaattgacgtggcaTACCGTGAGTGGcagataaaaaagaagaaattgcatttttttttttaatttagaaacctttgccacatcagtttagaaatttttttgggttcatttgtttggctctctagcacttctctatTCCATTTACTTTTTTTACCCGTGCCAGTaagttgtaaaataattataaacctaacattttttttttaataatattcttCACACCCATTTCAACTAACGGGACTTTATTGATATGTATTAAGTGGTTTTTTATgtcaatcacttaaaaaatacaaaaataagaaaatgaaatatacttaaaacacgtcaaaTGGTATAAAATGAGTATAATAATTAAGCGTGAAAAGTagcattatttaatatttttctgtgataaaaatgttattaattCCAAATTTTATGAGTAGTAGTTGCATGTCATTTTACAAAATGAATGCAACCTGCATGTGACTTAGCTTCACCACATGcttaattcataattttttgtttttgtttttgttgttttttacaAAATgctaatctatttaattaataattcatATACATACCATACAAAATTGGCTTCAACAGGCCGGCAGCTACGTCCCATATATCACCACTATTCTTTCCTCTGTCCGGCAACGGATCACAACCGTCGATCACATCAAACCTCCCAACCGTATCCAACGTCCCAGATTCAATCTCATACGGCTCCCCACCTTCCCACAAACACAACACCCTCCCTCCCCACCTCAACACACTGGTATTAGCCACATTTTTCATCACCTTGGTATTACCAACCTTGTGTCCCCCTTTCAACACCGAAAATGGGCCCCGGTGGGTGAACCGCCACGTGTCGGTCACGGGGTCGTGCTCCTCCACCTGAGCATGGGTCTTCACGTACCTAGCCATGAACGTCACCTCCCTAGACACCTCATCAAACGTAAAGGCCCGAAGGTACCCGTGGCCATCCAGCGGGTGCACAGTCGAGCCATGGTCATCAGCAAAAAGCCCCG from Corylus avellana chromosome ca1, CavTom2PMs-1.0 encodes the following:
- the LOC132175033 gene encoding carotenoid cleavage dioxygenase 7, chloroplastic, with protein sequence MLAKTHHIILTSFPSPAKLTPAAVHRLWPSSVKLSRPHAIPVTASNNLVLDDSVAAFWDYQFLFVSQRSETVKPVTLSVVDGAIPHDFPAGTYYLVGPGLFADDHGSTVHPLDGHGYLRAFTFDEVSREVTFMARYVKTHAQVEEHDPVTDTWRFTHRGPFSVLKGGHKVGNTKVMKNVANTSVLRWGGRVLCLWEGGEPYEIESGTLDTVGRFDVIDGCDPLPDRGKNSGDIWDVAAGLLKPILYGVFKMPPKRLLSHYKIDARMNRLLTASCNAEDMLLPRSSFTFYEFDSDFKLLKKQEFNIPDHIMIHDWAFTDTHYILFANRIKLDVVGSMAAVGGISPMISAISVNPSKPTSPIYLLPRFPDKFGRDWRVPVEAPSQFWLLHVGNAFESKDLHGNLHIQIHAATCSYQWFNFHKVFGYNWQSGKLDPSSMNVNEGENDQLLPHLSQVCIQLDADGNSQKCSVEPLNEWKRPSDFPVINPAFSGTKNTYIYAATSSGSRPTLPHFPFDSVVKLDLLDTSVHTWSASHRKFIGEPIFVPKGDGEDDGYLLVVEYAVSIQRCYLVVLDPKRVGEDDALVARLEVPKHLNFPLGFHGFWSSDM